The Kitasatospora paranensis genome has a window encoding:
- a CDS encoding PrsW family intramembrane metalloprotease, producing MGACAATTFALLANGWASDFLVAHSARGETLGAEFATPLIEELSKGAAILLLLLPIRRRRRCPTGHDCTLLARQPSAPVPRPRSGGPRGLPRIRRHLRPLPYLRPAVPRPAGSRPRARSSPRTLAAGLVLGAITACGFAFTENALYLGRAFTDDQQSRLDSIGLGEPPTLRDFDSTVHTFVLRALLSPFAHPLFTALTGLGVAVTLTTGRRWLARAAAPAGLVMAIGLHGVWNAAAGLGTDGFLLIYGLVMVPAFATLVCFAVWAHARRSRQLPASPR from the coding sequence GTGGGGGCCTGCGCGGCCACCACGTTCGCCCTGCTCGCCAACGGGTGGGCCAGCGACTTCCTGGTCGCCCACAGCGCGCGCGGCGAGACGCTCGGCGCCGAGTTCGCCACCCCGCTGATCGAGGAGCTGAGCAAGGGCGCGGCGATCCTGCTCCTGCTGCTGCCGATCCGCCGCCGACGACGATGTCCCACCGGCCACGACTGCACCCTGCTCGCCCGGCAGCCCTCCGCGCCGGTGCCGCGGCCGCGTTCCGGCGGACCGCGCGGCCTGCCCCGGATACGGCGCCACCTGCGCCCGCTGCCGTACCTGCGCCCGGCCGTGCCGCGTCCCGCCGGCAGTCGGCCGCGGGCCCGGTCCAGCCCGCGCACGCTGGCCGCCGGCCTCGTCCTGGGCGCCATCACCGCCTGCGGCTTCGCGTTCACCGAGAACGCCCTTTACCTGGGCCGGGCGTTCACCGACGACCAGCAGTCCCGGCTGGACTCGATCGGCCTCGGCGAGCCGCCCACGCTGCGCGACTTCGACTCCACCGTGCACACCTTCGTGCTGCGCGCCCTGCTGTCCCCGTTCGCGCACCCGCTGTTCACCGCGCTCACCGGTCTCGGCGTCGCGGTCACGCTGACCACCGGCCGCCGCTGGCTGGCGCGGGCGGCCGCCCCGGCCGGGCTGGTGATGGCGATCGGCCTGCACGGGGTGTGGAACGCGGCGGCCGGCCTCGGCACCGACGGCTTCCTGCTGATCTACGGGCTGGTCATGGTGCCCGCCTTCGCCACCCTGGTCTGCTTCGCGGTCTGGGCCCACGCCCGGCGTTCGCGCCAGCTCCCGGCCTCCCCGCGGTAA
- a CDS encoding sensor domain-containing protein, with protein MSTGTLHRTSHDAWPAEPRTAPGRPGFLRAPFSGAFHREVGFVLTGLPIAVAGFTFAVTCFATGAGLVVTALGLPVLALLLVGSRGFGALERHRTRTLLGTEVAAPAPVAPARRGFWGAVTGRLADGAGWRAALYQVAMFPWAVLGFVLTVTFLVTGWVMALYPLYHWVFARYTDWPGYRVVDFTTDAGHHYAYYITSPAQIAGVSAVGLLLVLVTPPLVHGLTTVNRLAVRGLLGHR; from the coding sequence ATGAGCACCGGCACACTGCACCGCACCAGCCACGACGCCTGGCCCGCCGAGCCGCGCACCGCACCCGGCCGTCCCGGCTTCCTCCGGGCGCCGTTCTCCGGCGCATTCCACCGGGAGGTCGGCTTCGTCCTCACCGGTCTGCCGATCGCCGTCGCCGGTTTCACCTTCGCCGTCACCTGCTTCGCCACCGGCGCCGGGCTGGTGGTCACCGCCCTCGGCCTGCCCGTGCTGGCACTGCTGCTGGTCGGCTCCCGCGGCTTCGGCGCGCTGGAGCGCCACCGCACCCGGACCCTGCTGGGCACCGAGGTGGCGGCCCCCGCGCCGGTCGCTCCGGCGCGGCGCGGGTTCTGGGGCGCGGTCACGGGCCGGCTGGCCGACGGCGCCGGCTGGCGGGCGGCCCTCTACCAGGTGGCGATGTTCCCCTGGGCGGTGCTCGGGTTCGTCCTGACCGTGACCTTCCTGGTCACCGGCTGGGTCATGGCCCTGTACCCGCTCTACCACTGGGTCTTCGCCCGGTACACGGACTGGCCGGGGTACCGCGTCGTCGACTTCACCACGGACGCCGGCCACCACTACGCGTACTACATCACCTCGCCCGCGCAGATCGCCGGGGTCTCGGCCGTCGGCCTGCTCCTCGTGCTGGTCACGCCGCCGCTGGTGCACGGGCTCACCACGGTCAACCGGCTCGCCGTCCGCGGGCTGCTCGGCCACCGCTGA
- a CDS encoding GNAT family protein: MTPEQVPSVRPVRLVGPRLAIREFRLSPQDVDGLHTVFGDAETARFLPFEPRDAEECADQIELYLEEAEKQPRTVYRLAVTLGTDGPAAEATPVGQAVLGLEGDRAAALGYALRRDLWGNGYAGEIVALLCEFAFGRLAVHRLAARVDPDNTASSRVLTRAGFQLEGRIRHDLFLHGVWHDSFQYALLEDEWPAAAGRG; the protein is encoded by the coding sequence ATGACACCCGAACAGGTCCCGTCGGTGCGGCCCGTCCGGCTGGTCGGTCCGCGCCTGGCGATCCGCGAGTTCCGCCTCTCGCCGCAGGACGTCGACGGGCTGCACACGGTCTTCGGTGACGCCGAGACGGCCCGGTTCCTGCCGTTCGAGCCGCGCGACGCGGAGGAGTGCGCCGACCAGATCGAGCTCTACCTGGAAGAGGCCGAGAAGCAGCCGCGCACCGTCTACCGGCTCGCTGTGACCCTCGGCACCGACGGCCCCGCGGCGGAGGCCACGCCGGTCGGACAGGCCGTACTCGGTCTGGAGGGCGACCGCGCCGCCGCCCTCGGGTACGCGCTGCGGCGCGACCTGTGGGGCAACGGCTACGCGGGCGAGATCGTCGCGCTGCTCTGCGAGTTCGCCTTCGGCCGGCTGGCGGTGCACCGGCTGGCGGCCCGGGTCGACCCGGACAACACCGCCTCCTCCCGGGTGCTGACCAGGGCCGGCTTCCAGCTGGAGGGCAGGATCCGGCACGACCTGTTCCTGCACGGGGTGTGGCACGACTCCTTCCAGTACGCGCTGCTGGAGGACGAGTGGCCGGCCGCGGCGGGGCGGGGGTAG
- a CDS encoding protein-tyrosine phosphatase family protein: protein MGGAWDPTAAGVLRLPSGRLVRGRALRRPLPDGPVPDLALHLLGRRPPAVPWEAQWIRWPDFRLPTDAADARERLREAWARAAGERVEVACGGGRGRTGTALACLAVLDGLTGPEAVAHVRRYYAPQAVETPWQRRFVSRFATRTGDGLGPFAPE from the coding sequence ATGGGCGGGGCATGGGACCCGACGGCGGCGGGCGTGCTGCGGCTGCCCTCCGGCCGGCTCGTCCGCGGGCGGGCGCTGCGCCGGCCGCTCCCCGACGGCCCCGTCCCCGACCTCGCCCTCCACCTGCTGGGCCGGCGCCCGCCGGCGGTGCCCTGGGAGGCGCAGTGGATCCGCTGGCCGGACTTCCGGCTGCCGACCGACGCCGCCGACGCCCGGGAGCGCCTGCGCGAGGCATGGGCCCGGGCCGCCGGCGAACGGGTCGAGGTCGCCTGCGGCGGCGGCCGGGGCCGGACCGGCACCGCCTTGGCCTGTCTCGCGGTGCTCGACGGCCTGACCGGGCCGGAGGCGGTCGCCCATGTCCGGCGGTACTACGCCCCACAGGCCGTGGAGACCCCGTGGCAGCGCCGCTTCGTCTCCCGGTTCGCCACCCGCACCGGTGACGGCCTAGGTCCGTTCGCACCCGAATGA
- the trmB gene encoding tRNA (guanosine(46)-N7)-methyltransferase TrmB: MSAAPAAYPAPMYPHKATEAQHREQRIRSFQPRRGRMTNAQADALDRLWEQHGLAIDGTPLDLPGLFGGLPVTLEIGFGMGETTAAMAAADPSTGILAADVHTPGHGNLLQFLERDGAQNVRLAAGDAVILVRDMLADASLAGLRIYFADPWPKPKHHKRRLVQPEFLALVLPRLAPGALVHCATDWEHYAEQMLDVLSASPELENLHPEGDGSPWLEPAERPAGSVPGYAPRPDWRPLTKFERAGLAKGHVVHDLLFRRR, encoded by the coding sequence ATGTCCGCCGCGCCCGCGGCGTACCCCGCGCCGATGTACCCGCACAAGGCCACCGAGGCCCAGCACCGCGAGCAGCGGATCCGCAGCTTCCAGCCGCGCCGCGGCCGGATGACCAATGCGCAGGCCGACGCCCTGGACCGGCTCTGGGAGCAGCACGGGCTGGCCATCGACGGCACCCCGCTCGACCTGCCGGGGCTCTTCGGCGGCCTGCCGGTGACCCTGGAGATCGGGTTCGGGATGGGGGAGACGACCGCGGCGATGGCCGCCGCCGACCCGTCGACCGGCATCCTGGCCGCGGACGTGCACACCCCCGGGCACGGCAACCTGCTGCAGTTCCTGGAGCGCGACGGCGCGCAGAACGTCCGGCTGGCCGCCGGTGACGCGGTCATCCTGGTGCGCGACATGCTGGCCGACGCCTCGCTCGCCGGGCTGCGGATCTACTTCGCGGACCCGTGGCCGAAGCCGAAGCACCACAAGCGCCGCCTCGTGCAGCCGGAGTTCCTGGCGCTGGTGCTGCCCCGGCTGGCCCCCGGCGCCCTGGTGCACTGCGCCACCGACTGGGAGCACTACGCCGAGCAGATGCTGGACGTGCTGTCCGCCTCGCCGGAGCTGGAGAACCTGCACCCCGAGGGCGACGGCTCGCCCTGGCTGGAGCCCGCCGAGCGGCCGGCCGGCAGCGTGCCCGGCTACGCGCCGCGGCCGGACTGGCGGCCGCTCACGAAGTTCGAGCGGGCCGGTCTGGCGAAGGGCCACGTCGTCCACGACCTGCTGTTCCGCCGCAGGTAG